Within the Burkholderia ubonensis genome, the region CGCTGCAGGCGGACTACAACACGCTGGCGGGCTATCTGGACGCGCTGTCGAAGGCCGTGAGCGAGCCGTATCCGCCGTACGAGGCGATCGGCACGCATCGCGACGGCGAGTGGATCCAGATCAACACGAACGTGCTGCAGATCGAGAACGAGTTCTATTCGACGATCCGGCCGAAGCGCGTCACGTATTCGGGCGAGCGTCCGCTGCATGCGCTCGCGTCGCGCGGCGTGCAGTACATCGAGGTGCGTTGCCTCGACATCGATCCGTTCGCGCCGACCGGCATCGCGCTCGACACCGCGCGCTTCATCGACGCGTATTTGCTGGCGTGCGCGCTCGACGCGAGCCCGCCGCTCGACGGCGACGCGTACCGCGAAGCGAACGCGAACTTCGGCGCCGTGACGATGGAGGGCCGCAAGCCGGGCCTCGCGCTGTCGCGCGACGGCAGCCCGATTGCGCTGCAAGCGTGGGCGGACGAGCTGATGGTGAAAGTCGAAGCCGTCGGCCGGCGTCTCGACGAGATTCGCGGCGGCGACGAGCACGCGCGTGCGATCGCCGCGCAGCGCGAGAAGCTCGCCGATCCGGAACGCACGCCGTCCGCGCGCGTGCTGCGCACGATGCGCGACAACGGGCAGTCGTTCCTCGCGTTCGCGCGCGCGCAAAGCGACGCGCATGCCGCGCATTTCCGCGCGCGGCCGCTTCCGGAGGCCGACGCGCGCGCTGCGGCGGCGCTCGCCGAGCGCTCGCTGGCCGAGCAGGCCGAACTGGAAGCGAAGGAAGCCGGTTCGTTCGACGCTTTCGTCGCGGCCTATCGCGCGTACACGCTGAACCGCTTCAGCGTTTGATGGCCGCAGCCGAAGCTGCCGTCCGTCGCGGTTCACGCGCCGGCGGCACCTGCTTCAGTGATGCGCGTACGTGCTGCGATCGACCACGGCCGGCGTAGCCGGCTTGCCCGCTTCGACGCTCGCATGACCGTCGTTGCCGTGGCCGGCGGCGTCGGCGCGGGCCTGGGCGGCGCGCTGCATGACGGCCTGCATGTTCTCCGGAAAGTCAGGGCTGCTGACGAGGCTCGGCCGGTAGCCGGCCGCCTGTAGCTCGGCGAGTTCCTGGCGTACCTGGGCGCGCGTCAGCGTCGACTCGGCGTGGGCAGCGAGCGCCGGGCCGATCAGCAGCAACGCGCAGGCCGCAAGTTTCAGGTTTTTCATCGTGTCTGCTCCGTGAAGTTTCCGGAGCCGCGTCGTCGCCGGCGCGGGCGGAATCGATGCAGCGAGTCTAGGCTTCGGAGCCCAAACGAAACATCCCGCTCGCCGTCACGCACCTTTTCCCGCTGTGCAACATTGCTCGGACCCTTCGCCGACGCCCGCGCAACGATTCGGACGCGCATCGGGCTTGCCCTCCTTGTACAAGCGCGACCGGCCTCCTAACCTCATTTGAGCGACCGGTCGGTCGGCCTTGCCGCATGGTTGCATGCGCAAGCGTCGGCCGGGCGTAGCGGCCGCCGAATGTACGTCTGGTACTGGATCGGAGACACGACACACGATGAATCCCACCGCAGCCCTGCCGCCCGGCATCCTGTTCGTCCAGCCGTTGACGCCCGTCGGCGACTCGCTGTTGCTGTCGTTCCTCGTCGCGGTGATTCCGATCGCGGTCGCGCTGATCGCGCTCGGCGTGCTGCGCCGCCCCGCGTGGCAGGCGTCGCTCGCGGGGCTGATCGCCGGCCTCGCGGTCGCGATCGGCGCATGGGGCATGCCCGTCGGCCTCGCGTTCGACGCGGTCGCCGCGGGCATGGCGCTCGCGCTGATTCCCGTGATGTGGATCGTCTTCAACGCCTTGCTGCTGTACAACATCGCGGTGAAGTCGGGCCGCTTCGACCAGTTCCGCCAGTGGATGCTCGACCACCTGCCCGACGACCGCCGGCTCGTGCTGCTCGTCGTCGCGTTCTCGTTCGGCTGCCTGCTCGAAGGGATCTCCGGGTTCGGCACGCCGGTCGCGATCACGAGCGCGCTCCTGATCGCGCTCGGCTTCCCGGCGATCGAGGCGCTCACCTACACGCTGCTGTTCAACACCGCGCCGGTCGCGTTCGGCGCGCTCGGCGTGCCGATCACCGTGCTCGGCGCGGTCACGTCGCTGCCGGCCGCGACGCTCGGCGCGATGGTCGGCCGCCAGCTGCCGTTCGTTGCGCTGCTGCTGCCGTTCTATGTGGTCGGCGTGTACGGCGGCGCGCGCTCGATCGCGCGGCTGTGGCCCGCGTTGCTCGTGTCGGGCGGCAGCTTCGCGCTCGCGCAGTTCGTCACGTCGAACTTCCTCGGCTATCAGCTCACCGACGTGCTGTCGTCGCTGACGTCGCTGATCGTGACGATCGGCTTCCTGAAAGTGTGGAAGCCGATCGCCGATCCGCAATTCGCGATCGCGCGCAGCGCACCTGCGAACGGCGCTGCGAACGGCGGGGCGGGCGGGCGCGTCGGCTACGGCGGCTGGCTGCCGTGGCTCGTCGTGTCGGTGATCGTGATCGTCTGGGTGCGCGCGAACATCGCGGCGATCGGCGACGTGAAGGTCCACTGGCCGGGGCTGCACAACGCCGTGTACGTCACGCTGTACCAGAAGCCGTACGCGGCGGTCTGGGACTTCCAGCCGCTCGGCACCGGCACCGCGATCCTGCTCGCGGCGATCGTCACGGCCGCGTGGGTGGACGCGCACCGGCGCCGGCGATTTCCTCGGCTGCGTCGCGAAGACGTGGCGGCAGACCCGCATCGCGATCGTCACCGTGATGATGATCGTCGGCCTCGGCTACCTGCTGAACTACTCGGGCATCAGCTACACGCTCGGCACCGGCGTCGCGTCGACGGGCGCGCTGTTCCCGCTCGTGTCCGCGTCGCTCGGCTGGATCGCGGTGTTCCTGTCCGGCAGCGACACGTCGGGCAACGCGCTGTTCGGCAACCTGCAGGTGGTCGCGGCGCGGCAGCTCGGCCTCGATCCGGTGCTGATGGCCGCGACCAACTCGTCGGGCGGCGTGATGGGCAAGATGATCTCGCCGCAGAACATCGCGACCGGCGTGTCGACGACGGACCTGAAGGGGCAGGAGGGTGTCGTGTTCGCGCGCACGTTCTGGCACAGCGTGATCCTCACGCTGCTGCTCGGCGTGCTCGTGTTCCTGCAGCAGCACGTGCTGTCGTGGATGATCCCGACGCTGCCGAAGTAGGGAGGCGGGCGACGTTGGCGTGAGCAGACGTTTGGAAGGCGCAGGCGAGTGCGAGGATGGCGGCGGGCGTTTGCTGTCGCAATATCGATGAACGCGATCGGGATTTCGAACAGTAGCGACTATGCGTTGCCGTCGTCGGTCTGCACGAATCATTTCCATCACATCGCGGGCTTCATCACGGAGCTGGAGGCCGGCAGCGTGAACGTGCGCGAAGTGCCGGGCTACCGGCTCGAATTGACGCACTTCGGCGACGACGAGGGTTCGGGCCGCTCGGCTACAAGGAGGGCGCGTAGGAGGCGACGAAGAGCTTCACGAAGCCGAGGACTTATTCGTTGCCGCTGTAGGCGGGAGCCGGTGATGTGGTCAGGCGCGTGCGCCAATGCGCCCGCTGCGAGTGGTTCTTCATCGATCGCGGCCGCGGCGCCGGCCGCCGCTGATGCGACATGCGCACATGCGGCAACCGCGCAAAGGTGGAGGCATTCAGGCTGCGGTGAAGCGTGCGGCGCGCCCCATCCGTCATTCGACGATTTCGTGCAGTCGCGGTTCGGGCCACAGCGCGCTGGCCGCGACCAGCCCGGCGACGAACAACGGTGCGCCGATCGCGAACAGAATTGCGGTCACGCTCCACCGGTCCCAGAACTGGTCGATGATCGCGCGTTCGGGCGCGACGGGGTCGTACAGCACGTTGACGCGTTCGCCTTCGTACAGCCGCGGATGCGGGGAGGCCGAGCTTTGCTCGAAGGTCACCGCGCGGCCGCTGTCGGTCGTGAACGCGACGCTGACGGAATCGAGCGACGCGCGGTTGCGGGACGCGCCCGCGGGTTCGGCGATCTCGACGACGTGGCCGGTCGAATGCGCGTAATGGCGGGCGGCCTGCCACTGGCGCAAGCCGGCAGCGCCGGCGCCGGCCATGAACGCGGTGCCGAGCGCGAGCGGAATCAGCACGATCGCGATGTTCCATCGCCGCCGCGCGGCGTCCCGGGCCGATGCGGCGAACGGGGCGCCGGGGCGGCGATTGCGGCGCTCGTCCACGTACAGCACGCAGCCGATCGCGAGCGACACGACCGCGAGCAGCGCCGGCACCGCGACCGGCGACCAGCGTTGCGCAAAATCGTCGATCAGCGCGGGGCGGTTCGGATGGGCGGGATCGACCAGCACGTCGACGTTCTCGCCGATGTCGTAGGCCGGGACGGCCGACGCGGTGTCGCCGGCGACTTCGCGTCGGCGGCCGTCGCTCGCGAGATACGCGACGATCGGGCGATAAGCGCGCATCGCGTCGCTGTCCTGCACGATGCGCACGATGGTGCCCGATGCGCGGAGCAGCCCGCCGGTCGCGCGGCTCGCGGTAACGGCGAGCGCCGCTGCGATCACGAGCAGCGCGATTCCGAGCGCGAATGCAACGAGCGCGTCCTTACGCAGCATGACCGGATCCGCGACGTGCGTCATGTAACGGGGGCGGATGCGATCGGGTGGATAGCGCGCTTCGACCCGCGCGCCGATTTGTGCGTGACCATGCCCTCTCAATGGTCGCGTCTGGTTCACATGCTTCCATGTCTGACGTCCCATGCTCTCTCAGTGCCGGCCGCGATGCGGCGATCGTCGTGCCGGTTATGTGATTTTTGTCGGACGATTCTAACGGAAAGGTACTGCGGCGGGGCGCGCGGAGAGGCCGATGGGCGGCCGGAATGGAAAAAGGCCGGTCAGCTTGCGCTGACCGGCCTTTTGAATTCCTGGTGGGGCGTGAGTGACTCGAACACTCGACCTACGGATTAAGAGTCCGCTGCTCTACCAACTGAGCTAACGCCCCCAACAGAAGTGAAATTATGCACGGGTTTTTTACCTCTGACAAGCCCTTTCTGCAAATTTCTCGAAAATATTTCGTCACGAATGTGCGGGCCGGTCGGGGTGGCAACGAGCGATCGCAGTTTGCGCGCTCCCGGTATGATGACGCCCACACCTGTTGCGCGGCGGTCGCGCAACATTTCCTGGACATTCGAAGATGGACGAAAACGCAGTCCGCGAATTGCTGGACCGCTTGCTGGCCCCTTGGGTCCGCTCGCTCGGTCTGGTCCCCGTATCGATCGCCGACGACAGCATCACGCTGCGCTTGCCTTTTTCCGGCGAATTCCGTCATTCCGGCGGCGTGATCTGCGGCCAGGTGTTCACGGCCGCCGCCGATACCGCGATGGTGGTGGCCATCTCGTCCGCGCTCGGCGAGTTCCGGCCGATGACGACCGTCTCGCTCAACACGAACTTCATGCGGCCGGTGCGCAAGGGCGACGTGCTCATCACCGCGCGCGTGCTGCGGATGGGCCGCAACCTCGTGTTCGGCGAGGTCGAGCTGTTCGACGAGGACGGCAAGATGGCCGTCCATGCGACGTCGACCTACGCGCTCGTCAGCTGAGCGGCGCGCGATGTTCGACCAGATCGTGTTCGCGGGCGGCGGCAATCGCTGCTGGTGGCAGGCCGGCTTCTGGGACGTCGCGCAGCCGGCGCTCGCGCTGCGGCCGCGCGTGATCGCCGGGATCTCGGCCGGCGCCGCGACCGCGTGCATGCTGTATACGCGCGACGCGGCATGGGTGATGCGCTATTACGAGGAGGCGCTGCGCCACAACCGGAAGAACGCGTACTGGGGCAACCTGTTCGGCCGCGAACCGGTGTTTCCGCACTACCGGATCTACCGGCAGGCGTTGCTCGACATCTACGGCGAGCCGTTCGCGAAGCTCGCCGACGCGCCCGAGATCCGCATCGGCGTGTCCCACGTGCCGCGCTGGCTCGGCGCGCGCAGCGCAGTCGCGGCGGGGCTCGTCGCGTACAACATCGAGAAATACGTGCGCAAGACGCTGCACCCGACGCTCGGCCGCGCGCTCGGTTTCCGGCCGGAATTCGTGCGCGCGCAGGACTGCGCGCGCGTCGAGGATCTCGCCGACCTGATCCTGCAATCGTCGTGCACGCCGCCGTTCACGCCGGTTCTGCGCCGCAATGGCCGGCCGGTGCTCGACGGCGGGATGGTCGACAACGTGCCGGTCGGCGCGCTCGACGCGTCGCCGGGCCGCGTGCTGGTGCTCGTCACCCGGCTGTATCCGCGGCCGCAGATGTTCACGGTCGCGCAGGGCGAACAGCAGCGCCTCTACGTGCAGCCGTCGAGCAAGGTGCCGATTTCGAGCTGGGACTACACGAGCCCGTCGCAGATGCGGCATGCATACGATCTCGGCCGGCGCGACGGCGAGCACTTCCTCACGCGCATCGACGCGATGACGGGCGGGCGCGCCGCGGCCTGACGGTCGGCTGGCGGTTCAGGGGCGGGCGCGGCCGCGGGGCGGTCAGCGCTTGCGGATCGGCGTCAGCGCTTCCGGGTTGGCGACGTTCGACATGTCGCCCTGGTCGAACGCGAGGATGTTCCTGAACGCCGCGCTGAAATACAGCTCGTAGCTTTCGCGCTCGACGTAGCCGATATGCGGCGTGCAGATCACGTTCTCCATCCGCAGCAGGCTGTAGCCCTGCAGGATCGGCTCGCTCTCGAACACGTCGATCGCGACCATCCCCGGCCGGTTGTGCGACAGCGCGTTGACGAGCGCGTTTTCCTCGAGCAGCTCGGCACGGCTCGTGTTGACGAGCAGCGAGGTCGGCTTCATCCGCATCAGATCGTCCTGCTTGACGATGCCGCGCGTGTCGTCGTGCAGGCGCAGGTGCAGCGACAGCACGTCGCTCTGCTCGAACAGCGCCTCGCGGCTGTCGGCCGCGGCATAGCCGTCCGCGCGCGCTGCCTCGAGCGAATGCTCGCGGCCCCAGACCAGCACGTTCATCCCGAACGCCTTGCCGTAGCCGGCGACGAGCCGGCCGATCTTGCCGTAGCCCCAGATCCCGAGCGTCTGGCCGCGCAGCACCTGGCCGAGGCCGAAGTTCGGCGGCATCGCCGACGTCTTCAGGCCGGACTGCTGCCACGCGCCCTGCTTCAGGTTCGCGACGTACTGCGGAATCCGGCGCTGGGCGGCCATGATCAGCGCCCAGGTCAGCTCGGCGGGCGCGATCGGCGAGCCCGAGCCTTCGAGCACCACGATGCCGCGCTCGGTGCAGGCCTCGATATCGATGTGGGTCCCGATGCGGCCGGTCTGGCTGATCATGCGCAGATGCGGCAACTTGGCGAGCAGTTGCGACGAAATCGGGGTGCGTTCGCGAATCAGCACGAGCGCTTCGACTTCCGCCAGGCGGCTCGCGAGTTGTCCCAGGCCGCGCACCGTGTTGTTGAAGACCTTCACGTCGTGGTCGGCGAGCATCTGGAAGCAATTCAGCTTGCGGACGGCGTCCTGGTAGTCGTCGAGGATGGCAATTTTCATGGTTTGCGGGAATCGCGCGTTGAAAGCAGGGGCGGCGGCGCGCGGTCGCGCCTCGTCCCGCCCGGCCGGGGCCGACATGATGCAATGTCGAGCGGCCTCGTGGTGTCTTTTTAACAGGTTGTTACGCCCTGCCGCAATTGGCGTCGGCCTGCTCCGACGCCGTGTTTGCGCCGCCCTGCCGGCCGCCGATGCCGTGCCGCATCAAATACGTCCTTCCTGAATCCGTCGCTTGGGCGACGAGGTTCACCCAATTGTTGCTCCAATCAGAATAATTGGGTCATTTTTCCGGCAGTGGCGAGGATGTTTGACTGTTTTTATCGGCTACGGCGGGCTTGTTGAGCAACTCTGCATCAATTCCGCTGTCGTAGGAGAATTACGCATTTGCTTCATCTTTTTGAAGCGGTAACAGCGGCAGGAGTCGTTAAATGGATCATTTGCAGTCGATGCGAGTGTTCGTCAAGGTTGCGGATCTCGGGAGTTTCGCGCGGGCCGCAAGTGCAATGGATATCTCCAACGCGGTCGCGACCCGTCACGTCGCCGATCTGGAAGGCCGTCTCGGCACGCGCCTGCTCAATCGCACCACGCGCAGCCTTTCGCTGACGGAGTCCGGCCAGGTGTATCTGGAGCGCGCGCGCCAGATTCTGGACGAGCTCGAAGACGTCGAGCAGATGGTCGTCGCCCGTAACCACGAGCCGGTCGGCACGCTGCGCATCGTTGCGCCGGTCGTGTTCGGCCTGCATAACCTCGCGCCGGTGCTGCAGACCTATACCGAGCAGTTTCCGAAAGTGGTGCCGGATCTGACGCTGGTCGACCGGCAGGTCGACCTGGTCGAGGAAGGCTTCGACGTCGGCATCGTGGTGACGCGCCAGATGCGCAGCGCGAGCATCGTGACGCGGCGGCTGACCACCGGCTGCATGACCGTCTGCGCGACGCCGAGCTATCTGGAAAAGCACGGCGTGCCGACGCATCCGGAACATCTCGCCGAGCATCCGGGCCTGAGCCTGCCGAGCGAATACTGGGGCGACGACCGGGTGTTTACGGGGCCGGATGGCGAAGTGCGAGTGCGGCCGACCAACGTGGTCGTCGCGAACAACACCGCGATGCTGCGCCAGTTCGCGCTGCTCGGGATGGGCGTCGCGATCCTGCCGAGCTACCTGATCGGCAGCGACATCGCGCGCGGCGCGCTCGTGCGGCTGCTGCCGGATTTCCGGCTGCCGCAGGTCGAGATCAACATCGCATACCCGAGCCGCCGCCACCTGCCGGCGAAGGTGCGCACCTTCATCGACCACCTCGTCGAGCATTTCAGCCATTCGACCGATGCGACGATGGGCGAGCAGTGGGCGGCGCAGGGCGTCGCGCCGGCGCCGATCGGCGTCGAGATGCGCCCCGAACGGCCGGATCAGGTCGATTCGACGGTCTCGTCGCGCCAGCCGCGTTCGGCGCGGTCGCGGGTTGCCGTGCCGTCGCCGCTGTAACGCGGGGGCGGGGCGGTGATCGAACCGCCCGCGCAATGAAAAAACGCGGATCGAGCGATCGATCCGCGTTTTTTGTCGGCCGGCCCGGCGCGGGGTGCGCCGGGCGGCAAGCCCTTACGAGCCGGTCTTGCGCGTCGTCGTCTTGCGCGCAGCGGTCTTGCGGGCCGGCGCCGGCTTCTCGTCGGCGCCTTCCGTCACGGTTTCGGCTTCCTTCGTCGCCGATTTCGCCGTCTTCTTCGCCGCTGCCGCCTTCGGCTCCTTCTTCTCGAACTCGAAGCCGATCTTGCCGTCCGGCTGCTTCACGAGGTACGCCTTGAAGTTGCGGCCGGTGCGCGACGACTTGAAATTCGGCAGCAGGTCGGTGCGGCCGTCGGCGAGCAGCTTGCCCATCTGCTCGCGGGTGATTTCCTGCTGCAGGATCACCTTGCCCGAGCGGAAGTCGCAGGTCTTCGGGTTGGCGACCGAGTGCTCGCACACGTAGCTCATCCCGTGCTCGAACACGCGGCCCTTGCACTTCGGGCACGCGCCGACCGGCTCCTGCGCGGAGAAGTCCGGCGCCTCGCCTTCCTCGCCGCCCTGGTCCTGGCCGAAATCGAACTCCAGCTTGTAGTTCTTCGTCTCGTCGTCGAACGAGAGCTTCAGGATTGCCGAGAACGGCCGCCCCATCTTGCTGCGAAAACCGGACAGCGGGCCGATTTCCTTCTTCTGCAGCAGCTCCTCGACTTCCGCGATCTCGAACTGCCGGCTGCCCGGGATCTTCGAGATCGAGAACTCGCACTTCGTGCACGCGAAGCGCCGGTAGTTTTCCTTCACCTGGCCGCCGCAG harbors:
- a CDS encoding PaaI family thioesterase, with the translated sequence MDENAVRELLDRLLAPWVRSLGLVPVSIADDSITLRLPFSGEFRHSGGVICGQVFTAAADTAMVVAISSALGEFRPMTTVSLNTNFMRPVRKGDVLITARVLRMGRNLVFGEVELFDEDGKMAVHATSTYALVS
- a CDS encoding LysR family transcriptional regulator, yielding MDHLQSMRVFVKVADLGSFARAASAMDISNAVATRHVADLEGRLGTRLLNRTTRSLSLTESGQVYLERARQILDELEDVEQMVVARNHEPVGTLRIVAPVVFGLHNLAPVLQTYTEQFPKVVPDLTLVDRQVDLVEEGFDVGIVVTRQMRSASIVTRRLTTGCMTVCATPSYLEKHGVPTHPEHLAEHPGLSLPSEYWGDDRVFTGPDGEVRVRPTNVVVANNTAMLRQFALLGMGVAILPSYLIGSDIARGALVRLLPDFRLPQVEINIAYPSRRHLPAKVRTFIDHLVEHFSHSTDATMGEQWAAQGVAPAPIGVEMRPERPDQVDSTVSSRQPRSARSRVAVPSPL
- a CDS encoding D-2-hydroxyacid dehydrogenase family protein; protein product: MKIAILDDYQDAVRKLNCFQMLADHDVKVFNNTVRGLGQLASRLAEVEALVLIRERTPISSQLLAKLPHLRMISQTGRIGTHIDIEACTERGIVVLEGSGSPIAPAELTWALIMAAQRRIPQYVANLKQGAWQQSGLKTSAMPPNFGLGQVLRGQTLGIWGYGKIGRLVAGYGKAFGMNVLVWGREHSLEAARADGYAAADSREALFEQSDVLSLHLRLHDDTRGIVKQDDLMRMKPTSLLVNTSRAELLEENALVNALSHNRPGMVAIDVFESEPILQGYSLLRMENVICTPHIGYVERESYELYFSAAFRNILAFDQGDMSNVANPEALTPIRKR
- a CDS encoding DUF4148 domain-containing protein, whose product is MKNLKLAACALLLIGPALAAHAESTLTRAQVRQELAELQAAGYRPSLVSSPDFPENMQAVMQRAAQARADAAGHGNDGHASVEAGKPATPAVVDRSTYAHH
- the gshA gene encoding glutamate--cysteine ligase: MSNTMTIRQTELLLDRLDVLSSGPTRQHLPDGLRGIEKESLRVTRDGMIAFTPHPRALGSALTHPSLTTDYSEALLELITPAEPDAALTLERLDELHRYVYASIGDEMLWNESMPGLLPADDQIPIADYGTSNIGRLKMVYRLGLAYRYGRTMQCIAGIHYNYSLHEEVWRRLHAEEGSTATLVDYQSERYLALIRNFRRTSWLLMYLFGASPALDRRFLRDRPHTLDTFDADTLYRPYATSLRMSDLGYSNTTAQAALQADYNTLAGYLDALSKAVSEPYPPYEAIGTHRDGEWIQINTNVLQIENEFYSTIRPKRVTYSGERPLHALASRGVQYIEVRCLDIDPFAPTGIALDTARFIDAYLLACALDASPPLDGDAYREANANFGAVTMEGRKPGLALSRDGSPIALQAWADELMVKVEAVGRRLDEIRGGDEHARAIAAQREKLADPERTPSARVLRTMRDNGQSFLAFARAQSDAHAAHFRARPLPEADARAAAALAERSLAEQAELEAKEAGSFDAFVAAYRAYTLNRFSV
- a CDS encoding patatin-like phospholipase family protein; the protein is MFDQIVFAGGGNRCWWQAGFWDVAQPALALRPRVIAGISAGAATACMLYTRDAAWVMRYYEEALRHNRKNAYWGNLFGREPVFPHYRIYRQALLDIYGEPFAKLADAPEIRIGVSHVPRWLGARSAVAAGLVAYNIEKYVRKTLHPTLGRALGFRPEFVRAQDCARVEDLADLILQSSCTPPFTPVLRRNGRPVLDGGMVDNVPVGALDASPGRVLVLVTRLYPRPQMFTVAQGEQQRLYVQPSSKVPISSWDYTSPSQMRHAYDLGRRDGEHFLTRIDAMTGGRAAA
- a CDS encoding DUF3592 domain-containing protein codes for the protein MGRQTWKHVNQTRPLRGHGHAQIGARVEARYPPDRIRPRYMTHVADPVMLRKDALVAFALGIALLVIAAALAVTASRATGGLLRASGTIVRIVQDSDAMRAYRPIVAYLASDGRRREVAGDTASAVPAYDIGENVDVLVDPAHPNRPALIDDFAQRWSPVAVPALLAVVSLAIGCVLYVDERRNRRPGAPFAASARDAARRRWNIAIVLIPLALGTAFMAGAGAAGLRQWQAARHYAHSTGHVVEIAEPAGASRNRASLDSVSVAFTTDSGRAVTFEQSSASPHPRLYEGERVNVLYDPVAPERAIIDQFWDRWSVTAILFAIGAPLFVAGLVAASALWPEPRLHEIVE